Proteins found in one Mucilaginibacter gracilis genomic segment:
- the cdaA gene encoding diadenylate cyclase CdaA yields the protein MQLSDLSSFNFTFFDVLDIVIVAIIIYQLYNLIRGTIAANIFIGLAIICLMFFAVDALHMRLLTAILRRFMDVGIIALIIVFQQEIRRFLLLVGKNASLQRNKAWWRYFFGKNEVEKDNLARIKPIIDACKSLKQTHTGALIVFAKYYDEQFFQNSCEVVDAKISKRLLESIFQKTSPLHDGAVVIAENKIKAASCILPLTDNTDLPPQFGLRHRAGIGVSEANDATAIIISEETGELSYAKHGRVKMNIGFAELEKLLNKDF from the coding sequence ATGCAGTTGAGCGATTTGAGTTCATTTAACTTTACTTTTTTTGATGTGCTTGATATAGTGATAGTGGCTATCATTATTTATCAGCTCTATAACCTTATCAGGGGTACTATTGCCGCCAATATATTTATTGGGCTGGCCATTATTTGCCTTATGTTTTTTGCTGTAGACGCCCTGCACATGCGCCTGCTTACCGCCATATTGCGCCGCTTTATGGATGTAGGCATTATTGCCCTCATTATTGTTTTTCAGCAAGAGATAAGGCGTTTTTTATTGTTGGTAGGTAAAAATGCTTCGCTACAGCGTAACAAAGCGTGGTGGCGGTACTTTTTTGGTAAAAACGAGGTAGAGAAAGATAACCTGGCCCGTATAAAGCCTATAATTGATGCCTGCAAAAGCCTTAAACAAACGCATACCGGCGCCCTTATTGTTTTTGCCAAATATTACGACGAGCAATTTTTCCAGAATAGTTGCGAAGTAGTTGATGCCAAAATATCAAAGCGTTTGCTCGAAAGTATATTCCAGAAAACAAGCCCCTTGCACGATGGTGCCGTTGTAATAGCCGAAAACAAAATTAAAGCAGCCAGTTGCATTTTGCCATTAACGGATAATACCGATTTACCGCCGCAATTTGGCTTGCGCCACCGGGCCGGTATTGGGGTATCCGAAGCTAATGATGCAACGGCTATCATCATATCCGAAGAAACCGGCGAATTATCATACGCCAAGCATGGCCGTGTAAAAATGAATATCGGTTTTGCCGAATTAGAAAAGTTACTGAATAAGGATTTTTAA
- a CDS encoding polyprenyl synthetase family protein produces MLSIDEIKRPIAAEIDAFEEKFKTSMQSSVPLLDRITHYIVKRKGKQIRPMFVFLSASVCGGINEATHRGAALVELLHTATLVHDDVVDNSYQRRGFFSINALWKNKIAVLVGDFLLSKGLLLSIENNDFNLLKIVSEAVRQMSEGELLQIEKVRRMDIGEPVYYDVIRQKTASLIASCCACGAASSGADDVTIEKMRLFGEKIGIAFQIKDDMFDFGTDDVGKPLGIDIKEKKITLPLIYALNHTTPSEKKRIINLVKNHNDDAAKIADIIKFVKDAGGLQYAESQMKIYQEEAFEILNTLPDVDSRRSLEQLVRYTTERNK; encoded by the coding sequence ATGTTAAGCATCGACGAGATCAAAAGACCCATAGCTGCAGAAATTGATGCGTTTGAGGAAAAGTTTAAAACCTCAATGCAAAGCTCTGTTCCGCTGCTTGATCGTATTACCCATTATATTGTTAAACGCAAGGGTAAGCAAATACGCCCAATGTTTGTTTTTTTATCGGCAAGCGTTTGTGGCGGCATTAACGAGGCTACCCACCGGGGTGCTGCATTGGTTGAGTTACTGCATACCGCTACCCTGGTTCACGACGATGTGGTTGATAATTCGTACCAGCGCCGTGGTTTTTTCTCCATTAACGCCTTGTGGAAAAACAAGATAGCAGTTTTGGTTGGCGATTTTTTGCTCTCAAAAGGCTTGCTGCTTTCTATCGAAAATAACGATTTTAATTTACTCAAAATAGTATCCGAAGCCGTAAGGCAGATGAGCGAGGGCGAACTGCTACAGATAGAAAAGGTGCGCCGTATGGATATTGGCGAACCGGTTTATTACGACGTTATACGCCAAAAAACAGCTTCGCTTATTGCATCGTGCTGTGCATGCGGCGCGGCATCGTCGGGCGCGGATGACGTCACCATCGAAAAAATGCGCCTTTTTGGCGAAAAAATAGGGATTGCTTTCCAGATCAAAGACGATATGTTTGATTTTGGTACCGATGATGTTGGCAAGCCCCTCGGCATTGATATTAAAGAGAAAAAGATAACCCTGCCGTTGATATACGCCCTAAATCATACCACCCCGTCGGAAAAGAAGCGTATTATCAATTTGGTGAAAAACCATAATGATGATGCAGCCAAAATTGCCGATATTATTAAATTTGTAAAAGATGCCGGTGGCTTGCAATATGCCGAAAGCCAGATGAAGATTTACCAGGAAGAAGCCTTTGAGATATTAAACACCCTGCCCGATGTAGATTCGAGACGATCATTAGAGCAATTGGTGCGTTACACTACCGAAAGAAACAAATAA
- a CDS encoding TerC/Alx family metal homeostasis membrane protein encodes MSNEVIFLIGFVVFIMVMMAADLGLFSKPNQPVTLKRAAIMSLIWIGFALLFYVLLLNYGHMLHSIKNFAGLQAVNISHFHKLKLNPTDFAGGLDLYRKNIGLEFITGYVVEYALSVDNIFVIVLVFAAFKVSEKHYHKVLLWGIIGAIVMRFLFVFLGAALITKFEWILYLFGAFLIYTGVMMFINRNKEDNIDPENHKVVKLASKYFAVHPRFEGDKFFVKLNGKKLITPLFLVLLIIEFTDLIFAVDSIPAVFSVTKDPYIVFFSNIFAILGLRSMFFLLANIIDKFHYLKVGLALLLVFIGAKMLAGHYAEQIGLTTMRSLIIIVLILVISVVASLVFPKNKTATA; translated from the coding sequence ATGAGCAACGAGGTGATATTTTTAATAGGCTTTGTTGTATTTATTATGGTGATGATGGCTGCCGATTTGGGCTTGTTTTCTAAACCCAACCAACCCGTTACCTTAAAACGTGCAGCCATAATGAGCCTCATATGGATAGGCTTTGCACTATTATTTTACGTGCTGCTGCTCAATTATGGCCATATGCTGCATTCTATTAAAAACTTTGCCGGTTTGCAGGCCGTTAACATCAGCCATTTTCATAAACTTAAATTAAACCCAACTGATTTTGCCGGCGGACTTGATTTATACCGTAAAAATATTGGCCTCGAGTTTATAACCGGGTATGTGGTTGAGTACGCATTGTCTGTTGATAATATATTTGTTATTGTGCTGGTATTTGCCGCTTTTAAAGTGAGCGAAAAGCATTACCATAAAGTTTTATTGTGGGGCATTATAGGCGCCATTGTAATGCGCTTTTTATTTGTGTTTTTAGGGGCGGCCCTCATTACAAAATTTGAATGGATACTGTACTTGTTTGGCGCCTTTTTAATTTACACGGGTGTAATGATGTTTATAAACCGTAACAAGGAAGATAACATTGACCCCGAAAACCACAAAGTTGTTAAACTGGCTTCAAAATATTTTGCCGTACACCCCCGGTTTGAGGGCGATAAATTTTTTGTAAAGCTTAACGGCAAAAAGTTAATTACCCCCTTATTTTTAGTGTTGCTGATTATTGAATTTACCGATTTGATATTTGCAGTTGATTCTATCCCGGCGGTATTCTCGGTAACTAAAGATCCCTATATCGTATTCTTCTCCAATATATTTGCCATTTTGGGGCTCCGGTCAATGTTTTTTTTGTTGGCGAACATTATTGATAAGTTTCATTACCTAAAGGTTGGTTTAGCTTTGCTGCTGGTGTTTATAGGCGCAAAAATGTTGGCAGGGCATTATGCCGAGCAAATTGGTTTAACCACCATGCGGTCGCTCATAATTATTGTGTTGATATTGGTAATTAGCGTGGTGGCATCGTTAGTGTTTCCTAAAAACAAAACCGCAACGGCATAA